The Burkholderia ubonensis genome has a window encoding:
- a CDS encoding LysR family transcriptional regulator, whose protein sequence is MLERFHLVVIREVERQGSLTAAANALHLTQSALSHTVRKIEQQLGTPIWDREGRGLRLTQGGQYLLKLANRLLPQFELAEERMKQYAKGERGTLRIGMECHPCYQWLLKVVSPYLARWPDVDVDVKQRFQFGGIGALLGHDIDVLVTPDPLNKPGLRFDPVFDYEQVLVVADAHRLANADYVTPEQLADEVLITYPVETDRLDIYNQFLTPAAIVPRRHKSIETTDIMLQMVASGRGVAALPKWLADEYADRMPVVPVRLGKQGIAKQIFLGIRDADASIDYLSAFLALARDSASDAPRMLR, encoded by the coding sequence ATGCTCGAGCGATTCCATCTCGTCGTGATCCGCGAAGTCGAGCGCCAGGGCTCGCTGACTGCGGCTGCCAACGCGCTGCACCTCACGCAGTCGGCGCTCAGCCATACCGTGCGGAAAATCGAGCAGCAGCTCGGCACGCCGATCTGGGATCGGGAAGGACGTGGCCTGCGGCTCACGCAGGGCGGGCAATATCTGCTGAAGCTCGCGAACCGGCTGCTGCCGCAGTTCGAGCTCGCCGAGGAGCGGATGAAGCAGTACGCGAAGGGCGAGCGCGGCACGCTGCGCATCGGGATGGAATGCCATCCGTGCTACCAGTGGCTGCTGAAGGTGGTGTCGCCGTATCTGGCGCGCTGGCCGGACGTCGACGTCGACGTGAAGCAGCGCTTTCAGTTCGGCGGGATCGGCGCGCTGCTCGGCCATGACATCGACGTGCTCGTGACGCCCGACCCGCTGAACAAGCCGGGCCTGCGCTTCGATCCGGTGTTCGACTACGAGCAGGTGCTGGTGGTCGCCGACGCGCACCGGCTCGCGAACGCCGACTACGTCACGCCCGAGCAACTGGCCGACGAGGTGCTGATCACGTACCCGGTCGAGACCGACCGGCTCGACATCTACAACCAGTTCCTGACGCCGGCCGCCATCGTGCCGCGGCGCCACAAGTCGATCGAGACGACCGACATCATGCTGCAGATGGTCGCGAGCGGACGCGGCGTGGCCGCATTGCCGAAGTGGCTCGCCGACGAATACGCGGACCGCATGCCGGTCGTGCCGGTCAGGCTCGGCAAGCAAGGCATCGCGAAACAGATCTTTCTCGGCATCCGCGACGCCGACGCATCGATCGATTACCTGTCCGCATTTCTCGCGCTCGCACGCGACTCGGCGTCGGACGCGCCACGCATGCTGCGATAG
- a CDS encoding inorganic phosphate transporter, with translation MNQPASSAAHHPGSTERARRAGYAVVLLVLAIGAVYVATHLISDIAPVREGSLFPYLMLGAALVIALGFEFVNGFHDTANAVATVIYTHSLTPNIAVIWSGLWNFLGVMLSSGAVAFGILQLLPVELILQVGSGAGFAMVFALLIAAIVWNLATWYFGLPSSSSHTLIGSIIGVGLMNQLMHGPSGTSGVDWGQALGVGKSLLFSPIVGFLCAGLLLLVLNALARVPELYQEPPKDQPPPFWIRCLLILTCTGVSFAHGSNDGQKGMGLIMLILIGIVPTAYALNKAVTPAESQTFVAVANQAAMTFAKYANGIAPSANPRADVEQYVQHREMTPAVLPAVQQLSVSLAHAVGASGSMAAVPQGDIDNVRNTMYLVSEAIRLMEKSGQPAFAPADRLAIDNYRRQLDHATKFIPTWVKVAVAIALGLGTMVGWKRIVVTVGEKIGKQHLTYGQGASAELVAMLTIGAADVYGLPVSTTHVLSSGVAGTMAANGSGLQWGTVRGLVLAWVLTLPASIALAGGLYWLFRALA, from the coding sequence ATGAATCAACCCGCTTCGTCCGCCGCACACCATCCCGGTTCCACCGAACGCGCCCGACGTGCCGGCTACGCCGTCGTCCTGCTGGTGCTCGCGATCGGCGCCGTCTACGTTGCCACGCACCTGATCTCCGATATTGCGCCGGTCCGCGAAGGCTCGCTGTTTCCGTACCTGATGCTCGGCGCCGCGCTCGTGATCGCGCTCGGCTTCGAGTTCGTCAACGGATTCCACGACACCGCGAACGCGGTCGCGACCGTGATCTATACGCATTCGCTGACGCCGAACATCGCGGTGATCTGGTCCGGCCTGTGGAACTTCCTCGGCGTGATGCTCTCGAGCGGCGCCGTCGCGTTCGGCATCCTGCAGCTGCTGCCTGTCGAACTGATCCTGCAGGTCGGCAGCGGCGCCGGCTTCGCGATGGTGTTCGCGCTGCTGATCGCCGCGATCGTCTGGAATCTCGCGACCTGGTATTTCGGACTGCCGTCGTCGAGCTCGCACACGCTGATCGGTTCGATCATCGGCGTCGGGCTGATGAACCAGCTGATGCACGGGCCGTCCGGCACGAGCGGCGTCGACTGGGGCCAGGCGCTCGGCGTCGGCAAGTCGCTGCTGTTTTCGCCGATCGTCGGCTTCCTGTGCGCGGGCCTGCTGCTGCTCGTGCTGAACGCGCTCGCGCGGGTGCCGGAACTGTACCAGGAGCCGCCGAAGGATCAGCCGCCGCCGTTCTGGATCCGCTGCCTGCTGATCCTGACCTGCACCGGCGTGTCGTTCGCGCATGGCTCGAACGACGGCCAGAAGGGGATGGGGCTCATCATGCTGATCCTGATCGGTATCGTGCCCACCGCCTACGCGCTCAACAAGGCCGTGACGCCCGCGGAATCGCAGACCTTCGTCGCGGTGGCGAACCAGGCGGCCATGACGTTCGCGAAGTATGCAAACGGCATCGCGCCGTCCGCCAATCCGCGCGCCGACGTCGAGCAGTACGTGCAGCATCGCGAGATGACGCCCGCCGTACTGCCCGCGGTACAGCAGTTGTCGGTCTCGCTTGCGCATGCGGTCGGCGCATCGGGCTCGATGGCGGCGGTGCCGCAGGGCGACATCGACAACGTGCGCAATACGATGTACCTCGTGTCCGAAGCAATCCGGCTGATGGAAAAATCCGGGCAGCCGGCGTTCGCGCCGGCCGACCGGCTCGCGATCGACAACTACCGCAGGCAGCTCGACCACGCGACCAAGTTCATCCCGACCTGGGTGAAGGTTGCCGTCGCGATCGCGCTGGGGCTCGGCACGATGGTCGGCTGGAAGCGCATCGTCGTGACCGTCGGCGAGAAGATCGGCAAGCAGCACCTGACTTACGGCCAGGGCGCGTCGGCGGAGCTCGTCGCGATGCTGACGATCGGCGCCGCCGACGTCTACGGGCTGCCGGTCTCGACGACGCACGTGCTGTCGTCCGGCGTCGCCGGCACGATGGCCGCCAACGGGTCGGGGCTGCAATGGGGCACGGTGCGCGGCCTCGTGCTTGCGTGGGTGCTGACGCTGCCTGCATCGATCGCGCTCGCGGGCGGGTTGTACTGGTTGTTCCGCGCGCTGGCTTGA
- a CDS encoding 2OG-Fe(II) oxygenase — MNIADLQPAADLQDIAARVDAIDWSTVEAELDRYGCAHVSSLLSRGECDALRALYPHDALYRSRVVMARHGFGRGEYKYFAYPLPAVVDALRATIYPHLAPIANRWNDALRIDVRYPLDHAAFLARCHAAGQTRPTPLILQYGPDDYNCLHQDLYGEHVFPLQVVILLSAPGRDFTGGEFVLTEQRPRMQSRAEVVPLTQGDAVIFAVHGRPVQGTRGIYRVNLRHGVSRIRSGHRHTVGIIFHDAL; from the coding sequence GTGAATATCGCCGATCTGCAACCTGCCGCCGACTTGCAGGACATCGCGGCGCGCGTCGACGCAATCGACTGGTCGACCGTCGAGGCCGAACTCGATCGCTACGGCTGCGCGCACGTGTCGAGCCTGCTGTCGCGCGGCGAATGCGATGCGCTGCGCGCGCTTTATCCGCACGATGCGCTGTACCGCTCGCGCGTCGTGATGGCACGTCACGGTTTCGGACGCGGCGAATACAAGTACTTCGCCTATCCGCTGCCCGCAGTCGTCGACGCGCTGCGCGCAACGATCTACCCGCATCTCGCGCCGATTGCCAATCGCTGGAATGACGCGCTGCGGATCGACGTGCGCTATCCGCTCGACCATGCGGCGTTTCTCGCCCGCTGCCACGCGGCGGGGCAGACGCGCCCGACGCCGTTGATCCTCCAATACGGCCCGGACGACTACAACTGTCTGCATCAGGACCTGTACGGCGAACACGTCTTTCCGCTCCAGGTTGTGATCCTGCTGTCCGCGCCCGGACGGGACTTTACCGGCGGCGAGTTCGTGCTGACCGAGCAGCGGCCGCGCATGCAGTCGCGCGCCGAAGTGGTCCCGCTGACCCAGGGTGACGCCGTGATCTTCGCCGTGCACGGCCGGCCGGTGCAGGGCACGCGCGGCATCTACCGCGTGAACTTGCGCCACGGGGTGAGCAGGATTCGCAGCGGTCACCGCCATACGGTCGGCATCATCTTCCATGATGCGTTGTGA
- a CDS encoding DHA2 family efflux MFS transporter permease subunit — MTDRAAASCRRTTDFLPYLVAATFFMEYLDTTVIATALPQMAHTFGVGPNALSLGMTAYMLALAVFIPISGWIADRYGSRTVFGSAIVIFTGASVLCGLSNGVGTFTAARLLQGIGGAMMVPVGRMIVVRSTEKARLMRAIATITWPGIVAPVVGPPIGGFITTYASWRWIFLLNVPFGIAAFACTWLIVRNTRVDEQRPLDWIGFVLAGAALTCLLIGTEAAGQQDVDFTRAGILVAASVLFGIAAWLHAQRCAHPLLDFTTLEVPTFSVTVITGSVTRIAINAVPYLLPLLFQIGFGLSPFQSGLLLLASAVGNLGMKAGTSWILDRFGFRRVALVDVTIVGLFTIACGWLTASTPLAITLLVVFVYGLTRSMQFTTLATLAYADIPARQTSAASTLWSAAQQMTIGMGIAFGALALRVAASLRGDATGVHYVLEDFRWAFVAAGVLALLTLPGYAGLAADAGDRLRANVARG; from the coding sequence ATGACCGACCGCGCCGCCGCTTCATGTCGTCGGACGACCGACTTCCTGCCATATCTCGTCGCCGCGACATTTTTCATGGAGTATCTCGATACGACCGTGATCGCGACCGCACTCCCGCAGATGGCGCACACGTTCGGCGTCGGGCCGAACGCGCTGAGCCTCGGGATGACCGCCTATATGCTCGCGCTCGCGGTATTCATCCCGATCAGCGGCTGGATTGCGGATCGATACGGTTCGCGGACGGTGTTCGGCAGTGCGATCGTCATCTTTACCGGCGCGTCGGTGTTGTGCGGCCTGTCCAACGGCGTCGGGACTTTCACCGCAGCACGGCTGCTGCAGGGCATCGGCGGCGCAATGATGGTGCCCGTCGGGCGGATGATCGTCGTGCGCAGCACCGAAAAGGCGCGCCTGATGCGCGCGATCGCGACGATCACGTGGCCGGGCATCGTCGCGCCGGTCGTCGGGCCGCCGATCGGCGGCTTCATCACGACGTATGCGTCGTGGCGCTGGATCTTCCTGCTGAACGTGCCGTTCGGCATCGCGGCGTTCGCATGTACCTGGCTGATCGTCAGGAACACGCGCGTCGACGAGCAGCGGCCGCTCGACTGGATCGGTTTCGTGCTCGCCGGCGCCGCGTTGACGTGCCTGCTGATCGGGACCGAAGCGGCCGGGCAGCAGGACGTCGATTTCACGCGCGCAGGTATCCTGGTCGCCGCGAGCGTGTTGTTCGGCATTGCCGCATGGTTGCATGCGCAACGATGCGCGCATCCGCTGCTCGACTTCACCACGCTCGAGGTCCCGACGTTCTCCGTGACGGTGATCACGGGCTCGGTCACGCGGATCGCGATCAACGCCGTGCCCTATCTGCTGCCGCTGCTGTTCCAGATCGGCTTCGGCCTGTCGCCGTTCCAGTCGGGCCTGTTGCTGCTGGCGAGCGCGGTCGGCAATCTCGGCATGAAGGCGGGGACGTCCTGGATCCTCGACCGGTTCGGCTTCCGGCGCGTCGCGCTCGTTGACGTGACGATCGTCGGCCTGTTCACGATCGCATGCGGCTGGCTGACCGCATCAACGCCGCTTGCGATCACGCTGCTCGTCGTGTTCGTCTACGGGCTGACACGGTCGATGCAGTTCACGACGCTCGCGACGCTGGCCTATGCGGACATTCCCGCCCGGCAGACGAGTGCCGCGAGCACATTGTGGAGCGCCGCGCAGCAGATGACGATCGGCATGGGGATCGCCTTCGGCGCGCTGGCGCTGCGTGTGGCAGCTTCGTTGCGCGGCGACGCGACCGGCGTGCATTACGTGCTCGAGGACTTTCGCTGGGCGTTCGTCGCGGCCGGCGTGCTTGCGCTGCTGACTTTGCCCGGCTATGCGGGACTCGCCGCCGATGCTGGCGATCGACTTCGCGCAAATGTGGCGCGCGGGTAG
- a CDS encoding phosphonate degradation HD-domain oxygenase has protein sequence MALTLEEIRGLYREHGHVAYSGEPVTQLEHALQSGLLAEEAGADDALVAAAFLHDLGHLLNRQGETPSARGIDDLHQYYVLPFLRPLLPDAVLDPIRLHVDAKRCLCRTDAGYFESLSPDSVRSLALQGGIFSEEEAAAFLLRPFAEDALRLRRWDDMAKVEGKVTPDLDHYMEIVARQARTG, from the coding sequence ATGGCGTTGACGCTTGAGGAGATTCGCGGCCTGTACCGCGAGCATGGCCATGTGGCCTATAGCGGGGAGCCGGTCACGCAGCTCGAGCATGCGCTGCAGAGCGGCTTGCTGGCGGAGGAGGCGGGCGCGGACGACGCGCTGGTCGCGGCGGCGTTCCTGCACGACCTTGGGCATCTGCTGAACCGTCAGGGGGAGACGCCGAGCGCGCGCGGCATCGACGATCTCCATCAATATTACGTATTGCCGTTCCTGCGGCCGCTGTTGCCGGACGCGGTGCTCGATCCGATCCGGCTGCATGTCGATGCCAAGCGCTGCCTTTGCCGGACGGACGCCGGCTACTTCGAGAGCCTGTCGCCGGACTCGGTGCGCAGCCTCGCATTGCAGGGCGGGATCTTCAGCGAGGAGGAGGCCGCGGCGTTCCTGCTGCGCCCGTTCGCGGAGGACGCGCTGCGCCTGCGCCGCTGGGACGATATGGCGAAGGTGGAAGGGAAGGTGACGCCGGATCTCGATCACTATATGGAGATCGTGGCCCGCCAGGCGCGGACGGGCTGA
- the phnY gene encoding phosphonoacetaldehyde dehydrogenase, translating into MTSPVRRDHPAFRAEALRWCGAHAARERTFDVTDPYTGMRVGTAPLASVDDVRAAFDYAMAYRPVLTRYERSQILERAAALLRERTEEASDLITLESGLSKQDSRYEIGRVADVLKFASVEALRDDAQSFSCDLTPHGKARRVFSQRQPLDGVIVAITPFNHPMNQVAHKVAPAIATNNRVIVKPSEKVPLSAFYLADLLHEAGLPEPMLQVVTGDPREIADELVTHPHASLITFTGGVAIGKAIAAKAGYRRVVLELGGNDPLIVLGDADLDRAASLAVQGSYRNSGQRCTAVKRILVQRSVAPAFTERLVEKTRAWSYGDPFDPANEMGTVIDEAAARLFEARVNEALAQGARLLTGNVRRGALYAPTVLDRVDPAMALVREETFGPVSPVIAFDTIDDAIRISNGTAFGLSSGVCTDSTEAVVRFVNELNVGTVNVWEVPGYRIELTPFGGIKDSGLGYKEGVQEAMKSFTNLKTFSLPWG; encoded by the coding sequence ATGACTTCCCCTGTTCGGCGGGACCATCCGGCCTTTCGTGCCGAGGCGTTGCGCTGGTGCGGCGCTCACGCGGCACGCGAGCGGACCTTCGATGTCACCGATCCCTATACCGGCATGCGCGTCGGCACCGCGCCGCTCGCGAGCGTCGACGACGTGCGCGCCGCGTTCGACTACGCGATGGCTTACCGGCCGGTGCTCACGCGCTACGAGCGTTCGCAGATCCTCGAACGGGCGGCCGCGCTGCTGCGAGAGCGCACCGAGGAAGCGTCGGACCTGATCACGCTCGAATCCGGCCTGTCGAAGCAGGATTCGCGCTACGAGATCGGCCGCGTCGCGGACGTGCTGAAGTTCGCGTCGGTCGAGGCGCTGCGCGACGACGCGCAGAGCTTCTCGTGCGACCTGACGCCTCACGGCAAGGCGCGCCGGGTGTTTTCGCAGCGCCAGCCGCTCGACGGGGTGATCGTCGCGATCACGCCGTTCAATCATCCGATGAACCAGGTTGCGCACAAGGTCGCGCCGGCGATCGCGACCAACAACCGGGTGATCGTGAAGCCGTCCGAGAAGGTGCCGCTGTCGGCGTTCTATCTGGCGGATCTGCTCCATGAGGCCGGACTGCCCGAGCCGATGCTGCAGGTCGTGACCGGCGATCCGCGGGAGATCGCGGACGAGCTGGTGACGCACCCGCACGCGTCGCTGATCACGTTTACCGGCGGCGTGGCGATCGGCAAGGCGATTGCCGCGAAGGCCGGTTACCGGCGCGTCGTGCTCGAGCTGGGCGGCAACGATCCGCTGATCGTCCTCGGCGACGCCGATCTCGACCGCGCCGCGTCGCTCGCGGTGCAGGGCTCGTACCGGAATTCCGGCCAGCGCTGCACGGCGGTCAAGCGCATCCTGGTCCAGCGTTCGGTTGCGCCGGCGTTCACCGAACGATTGGTGGAGAAGACGCGCGCGTGGTCGTACGGCGACCCGTTCGATCCGGCGAACGAGATGGGCACGGTGATCGACGAAGCAGCGGCGCGCCTGTTCGAGGCGCGCGTCAACGAGGCGCTCGCGCAGGGTGCGCGACTGCTGACCGGGAATGTCCGCCGCGGCGCGCTCTATGCGCCGACCGTGCTCGATCGCGTCGATCCGGCGATGGCGCTGGTGCGCGAGGAGACGTTCGGCCCGGTGTCGCCGGTCATCGCGTTCGACACGATCGACGACGCGATCCGGATCAGCAACGGCACGGCGTTCGGGCTGTCGTCGGGCGTCTGCACCGACAGCACGGAAGCGGTCGTGCGGTTCGTGAACGAATTGAACGTCGGCACCGTGAACGTCTGGGAGGTGCCGGGCTACCGGATCGAGCTGACGCCGTTCGGCGGGATCAAGGATTCGGGATTGGGCTACAAGGAAGGGGTGCAGGAAGCGATGAAGAGCTTCACGAACCTGAAGACCTTCTCGTTGCCGTGGGGATGA
- the phnA gene encoding phosphonoacetate hydrolase, with product MNAAFSLRLPGEHVRAGNLSADLAARCVDVNGRRYRLPAVPTVVVCVDGCEYDYLERAVDAGVAPFIGRMFAEGTAWRADCVVPTFTNPNNLSIVCGAPPSVHGICGNYFWDPDADGGRGAEVMMNDPAYLRAGTLLAAASDAGARVAVVTAKDKLRRLLGWRMRGICFSAEKAAQANLAENGIVDVLDWVGLPSPDVYSAALSEFVFAAGVRLAQTRQVDLMYLSTTDYVQHKCAPGSPGANAFYAMMDRYLAQLDALGWVIGLTADHGMNAKHDPATGRPNVVYLQDALDGWFGVQAARVILPITDPYVVHHGALGSFATVYLASGADRMDAMWRIGGLDGVELVLDNAEAAARFELPADRIGDLAVIARRDMTLGTREREHDLSGLTVPLRSHGGVSEQEVPLLFNRRIERDDPERRPRNFDVFDFALNRIAS from the coding sequence ATGAACGCCGCATTCTCCTTGCGACTGCCCGGTGAGCACGTGCGTGCCGGCAACCTTTCGGCCGATCTCGCGGCGCGCTGCGTCGACGTCAACGGCCGCCGCTACCGGCTGCCGGCCGTGCCGACCGTCGTCGTGTGCGTCGACGGCTGCGAATACGACTATCTCGAGCGCGCGGTCGACGCGGGCGTCGCGCCGTTCATCGGCCGGATGTTCGCGGAAGGCACCGCGTGGCGCGCCGATTGCGTCGTGCCGACTTTCACCAACCCGAACAACCTGTCGATCGTCTGCGGCGCGCCGCCGTCCGTGCACGGGATCTGCGGCAACTACTTCTGGGACCCGGACGCCGACGGCGGGCGCGGCGCCGAGGTGATGATGAACGACCCGGCCTACCTGCGGGCGGGCACGCTGCTCGCCGCGGCGTCCGACGCCGGCGCGCGGGTGGCGGTCGTGACCGCGAAGGACAAGCTGCGCCGCCTGCTCGGCTGGCGGATGCGCGGCATCTGCTTCTCCGCGGAGAAAGCCGCGCAGGCGAATCTCGCGGAAAACGGCATCGTCGACGTGCTCGACTGGGTCGGCCTGCCGTCGCCGGACGTCTATAGTGCGGCGCTGTCCGAATTCGTGTTCGCGGCCGGCGTGCGGCTCGCGCAGACGCGCCAGGTCGACCTGATGTACCTGTCGACCACCGACTACGTGCAGCACAAGTGCGCGCCCGGCAGCCCCGGCGCAAATGCGTTCTACGCGATGATGGACCGCTATCTCGCGCAGCTCGATGCGCTCGGCTGGGTGATCGGGCTGACCGCCGACCACGGGATGAACGCGAAGCACGATCCGGCGACGGGCCGGCCGAACGTCGTTTATCTGCAGGATGCGCTCGACGGCTGGTTCGGCGTGCAGGCCGCGCGGGTGATCCTGCCGATCACCGATCCGTACGTCGTGCACCACGGCGCGCTCGGCTCGTTCGCGACCGTCTATCTGGCGTCGGGCGCCGACCGGATGGACGCGATGTGGCGCATCGGCGGGCTCGACGGCGTCGAACTCGTGCTCGACAACGCGGAAGCCGCGGCGCGCTTCGAGCTGCCGGCGGACCGGATCGGCGATCTGGCCGTGATCGCCCGGCGCGACATGACGCTCGGCACGCGCGAGCGCGAACACGACCTGTCCGGGTTGACCGTGCCGCTGCGCTCGCATGGCGGCGTGTCGGAGCAGGAAGTGCCGCTGCTGTTCAACCGTCGCATCGAGCGCGACGATCCCGAGCGTCGTCCGCGGAATTTCGACGTGTTCGATTTCGCGCTGAACCGGATCGCATCATGA
- the phnV gene encoding 2-aminoethylphosphonate ABC transport system, membrane component PhnV encodes MSAEYRIGQAVPRHEPGWSDTLLKHASRVALALAAFACFWLFVLPVIVVALSSVSSRWSGTILPAGYSLRWFEQLGSQEYGALATSLEIGFGVAVIGTALGLWLALALEGRDRRGVGAFVDALVMVPNGVPSVVLGLAVLIAYHQKPVDLSSSAAIVVLVQLTLILPFCYRCAAAALRPELTVLREAAASLGAPPAMVLRRVLLPQLVPALRASLALGFALSLGELGATLTVYPPGFATVPIVVIGQVERGYYLPASALSLLMLGASLAALLLIAARVPGGTRAAS; translated from the coding sequence ATGTCCGCTGAATATCGTATCGGGCAGGCCGTGCCGCGCCACGAACCGGGCTGGAGCGACACGCTGCTCAAGCATGCGTCGCGCGTCGCGCTGGCGCTCGCCGCGTTCGCGTGCTTCTGGCTGTTCGTGCTGCCGGTGATCGTCGTCGCGCTGTCGAGCGTGTCGAGCCGCTGGTCCGGCACGATCCTGCCGGCCGGCTACAGCCTGCGCTGGTTCGAGCAGCTCGGTTCGCAGGAATACGGCGCGCTCGCGACGAGCCTCGAGATCGGCTTCGGGGTCGCCGTGATCGGCACGGCCCTCGGCCTGTGGCTCGCGCTCGCGCTCGAAGGGCGCGACCGGCGCGGCGTCGGCGCGTTCGTCGACGCGCTCGTGATGGTGCCCAACGGCGTGCCGAGCGTCGTGCTCGGGCTCGCGGTGCTGATCGCCTATCACCAGAAGCCGGTCGATCTGTCGAGTTCGGCGGCGATCGTCGTGCTCGTGCAGCTCACGCTGATCTTGCCGTTCTGCTATCGCTGCGCGGCAGCGGCGCTGCGCCCGGAGCTGACGGTGCTGCGCGAGGCCGCGGCCAGCCTCGGCGCGCCGCCCGCGATGGTGCTGCGGCGCGTGCTGCTGCCGCAGCTCGTGCCCGCGCTGCGTGCGAGCCTCGCGCTCGGCTTCGCGCTGTCGCTCGGCGAGCTCGGCGCGACGCTGACCGTCTATCCGCCCGGCTTCGCCACCGTGCCGATCGTCGTGATCGGCCAGGTGGAGCGCGGCTATTACCTGCCGGCGTCGGCGCTGTCGCTGCTGATGCTCGGCGCGTCGCTCGCGGCGCTGCTGCTGATTGCCGCCCGCGTGCCGGGCGGCACGAGGGCTGCATCATGA
- the phnU gene encoding 2-aminoethylphosphonate ABC transporter permease subunit — translation MSSLSSPDAALPPKALASAAAHAAAAKRRRRAGDWHLILLAVVVLGPLVVYPLVRLVLLSLTGDHGLSFAAYRNFFGNPDTRNVLLTTLGVLFASAGTASVLGVLLAALLFFRPFPGASLVTRFLELYVAFPSFLVAFTLIFLYGSQGSVSIALQQAFHLDQPPLDFLFGFGGVILAQTVFYTPFVVRPTLASFATLDLRLIEAARSLGASGWMLARRVVLPIAWPGIAAGTVLCFLLTLNEFGILLVLGSAKLVTLPVAIYSSATVDLDLPTASAGAVAMLALSLALYAVYRRVNRRATGGTRDVR, via the coding sequence ATGTCGTCCTTATCGAGCCCTGACGCCGCGCTGCCGCCAAAGGCGCTCGCGTCGGCCGCCGCCCATGCTGCCGCCGCGAAGCGCCGCCGGCGCGCCGGCGACTGGCACCTGATCCTGCTCGCGGTCGTCGTGCTCGGCCCGCTCGTCGTCTATCCGCTCGTGCGGCTCGTGCTGCTGAGCCTGACCGGCGATCACGGGCTGAGCTTCGCCGCGTACCGGAACTTCTTCGGCAATCCCGACACGCGCAACGTGCTGCTGACGACGCTCGGCGTGCTGTTCGCGAGCGCCGGCACCGCGTCGGTGCTCGGCGTGCTGCTCGCCGCGCTGCTGTTCTTCCGGCCGTTTCCGGGCGCGTCGCTCGTCACGCGCTTCCTGGAGCTGTACGTCGCGTTTCCTTCGTTTCTCGTCGCGTTCACGCTGATCTTCCTGTACGGCTCGCAGGGCTCGGTCAGCATCGCGCTGCAGCAGGCGTTCCATCTCGACCAGCCGCCGCTCGATTTCCTGTTCGGCTTCGGCGGCGTGATCCTCGCGCAGACCGTGTTCTACACGCCGTTCGTCGTGCGGCCGACGCTCGCGTCGTTCGCGACGCTCGACCTGCGCCTGATCGAAGCGGCGCGCAGCCTCGGCGCGTCGGGCTGGATGCTCGCGCGGCGCGTCGTGCTGCCGATCGCGTGGCCCGGGATCGCGGCCGGCACCGTGCTGTGCTTCCTGCTGACGCTGAACGAATTCGGGATCCTGCTCGTGCTCGGCAGCGCCAAGCTCGTCACGCTGCCGGTCGCGATCTACAGCAGCGCGACCGTCGATCTCGACCTGCCGACCGCGTCGGCCGGCGCGGTCGCGATGCTCGCGCTGTCGCTGGCGCTGTATGCGGTCTATCGCCGGGTGAACCGGCGCGCAACGGGAGGGACGCGCGATGTCCGCTGA